Within the Mustela lutreola isolate mMusLut2 chromosome 2, mMusLut2.pri, whole genome shotgun sequence genome, the region AGTAATTTGGTATGTTCAAGAATTGCCGTGGGAAAAACCCAAATTATACCAATAATTCAGGTATGCACATTCTTTGTGGATACCATAATTTGAttatactatattaaaaaaacagcTTCAAATCACAAGTCCACTTGGTTTATAAAGAACTAATTTAAAGGATTTATTCCAATTCAGGAATTTTGGTGCACATACCCCTTAAATACTGTCAACTATTAaggttttttcttaaaaatctgctCTTCCCGTTAATAAGAAATTACTCAGGAAACATCATCATTTGGGCCACATTTAACCAGGCAAATCCATTTTTATAAACCCTCTCCTCTTACTCATACTTAAATAGTTCAAGAGtaatgcaattaagaaataaACAGTATCTGTTCAAAAAGTAAATACATACTGGtctaaaacaattatttaaaaaaggaattagatGCCTTTTCTTCACTAGTAATAAGTATTCCTATTCCTTCTGAGACTGTATGCCATGTCATTTCACTCTCTGCTTTTCTGTATTGGTTATCTGCCACcactctctacctctccccacaCTGCCCaacttctgctgttttaggaAAGAAAAGTCAAGATCTTTTTATACTCCCCTATCAACCATTCCTCAGTAAAGAGACTAATTTTGGTTTCTTTACCATCTGATTGTTGGGGGTGCTCTTTGATACTAGAACACTAAAGTGCATGACTACTTCTAATCTCTTCTACTGCACAAAAGGACTGTTAGCAAGTACCAGATCCAGAAATCCAGTGTCACGTTTTACTATTTCCAAATTAGTGCTATTAGAATTCTCCAAGAACAGACTACTATTACCCTTATTCtcaggaaacagaaaatacatatacCACAGTATCAGTACTATAAAAAAATGACATCTCAAAAAAGCAATTTAGTTCAAGATACCCTACTTCCCCTACAAGGAAGAAACTGTTACTAACCAGAGTGTGTCTTACCTACACCTACCCACTCTAGAAGCCCTTGTGTTTACTAAAGGTTATCCAATGTTCAGCCTATAGAATTTAGTTCATACATGATTTTGAACAATATATAGGtcattgttaatttaaaaaaaagtaccataCTGCCTACTGATACACTTCTGAAACATTAATCTTCTTGAAAATCTATGGTAATTTCCTTTACTTAGAGCCATGATTATGACTAAAGTATATTTTTGTAATCAGCATGGCACTCTGATGAATCCATCAACATTAATCTTCTTGAAAATCTATGGTAATTTCCTTTACTTAGAGCCATGGTTATGACTAAAGTATATTTTGGTAATCAGCATGGCACTCTGATGAATCCATCAATTATCAGTTTTTATACTAAATAATAAGGTCACTCATACACAGGATTTCACACTTTGAATTACAAAATCCTTGGTAAGAGTACCTAAGATAATATGTAGTGTTTGATTTAAACGTCAACTGTAAAGCTGGATGGGCAAAATTACCTCCATTATTCAGtatcaataaggaaacataaGCTCATAACACAAAGATTCAACTAAGGAGCTTTCATTTGTAAAGACTAAATGCAGTGAGACTTTTAGCGCTCTCATAAGTACCTATAGATTTTACAATAAAGGTAAGAGTGACAGTTGTCtctttatatacatttacataatcTCACTTAACTATCAAGTTCAAAAACCTGCacaagtatgtatgtatatctgaGATACATATATAGCCATACAAAAAATCTGTGTATTTATAGCACATACCAGGATACACCacttaaaatttaacaatttatAATACATCAACAGTAGACATTAGCAAACTATACAAATAAAACCATTAATAAGATATAAAGACATCTGCCACTAAGGGATCCTTACAATCAGGTTTCCAACAATTTTTTGGTTGTAGCTGACAGTTCACAATTGCAGCCATTCATAACAGTTCCTGGAATGTGGCCTACAAGAGTTCACACTGGTCAGCTATCTGTGGAAAACGATCTGTACTGTGTTCCCTTTCCAAAAGTGCCAGTAATATTTTGTACCTCTCCCCATTTATCAAAAAGGAGTCTGTTAAGTGTATTGgtaatttaaacaaattttgtAACTTTCACCGTAAAAGTGGCTTTTTGTGCACTATATTTTCAACCATTATTATATTCTGTTTACACAAAATCAGTTTGAGAGAATCAACAACTGACTATAAGTCTTTCCAACGAGAAAGGCTAGAATATTTAACTTTACGGCAATTAGTAATGTAACGTCAATAGGCAGTGTTAACTGAACTTGAAAACATTTCCTTGCTTTCTATATATAATCGTCAGCCCTTCTAAAGgtacattattaaaatgtattaatatataagtcctctttttaaaaaatgagtaagtctCAAAATGAAGCTTTGTAAAAGGCAATGGAGCCAAAAACACCACGAGATAGAGTTTTCAATATATCAGACTAAAGAACCTCAATCATTTTTGTTAatcttccattttccttccttttctcaaagAACGAGACTATGTTTACTAacatattaactttaaaaaaaaaaaagcaaactgtttACAAAATTTTCGGATCTGAAATTTGTCAAGCTATTCACAAAGTTAAAGTCATAATTACTCAAAACCTCTCACTCCAATGTTTGCATCTAAATGGCTGCAACTAAAATTGTATGTAGATTTTAATTTAAGAAGGCAACCCCAAATCACCGtattaaaattatgatttttgttGGTATGGTTTCCTCAAATATAGTTATCTCAGTAATTTAAACATATGCCTAGAAAAACtgtgttatttaatttcaagCATACAACTTAAAATGCCCTCTTCCACAAAGactttccattaaaaacaaaacaaaacaaaaaactatttctACTTAATGGATTTATTCCTTCACCAGGTGTGTTGGTCTAGTGACAAAATAGTCAAATGTGTAAGATTACATCTTGAAAACTAGCATGTTAAATTAAAAACCAGTCAATGATtataacaaaaattagaaatgcaacATTGGTAAACAATGCAGATTTTAAAagactgggtgggggagggaaatacCATATTTAAGATATGACTGCATACACATCAAAACCCCTGCACTGGATTAACTATTGCCAATTGATAAGAACAGATACAGTAGCAGCTGTAGCTCATTCACCTTccgaaataaaatcttaaaattattaacatttttaataaagagGATGAATAATTGCATCTTTGAGGTCATACCTAAAGAATACATTCCAGAGTTTCCATTTGTCAACATAGCTCTCTGCTTCATGCCACATCATCATATTAAAATTCTGGGGAATTTTATGTGAACTGCATATGCTTTAAACTGAGAGGcatgaaaaggagagaaaaatacaattttcattCATAGATGGGCATGTGTTTTACAAGGGGGGTGTGGTTTGGGAAACCACTCATTTCTTGAGATATGGAGGCAATGTACTTCAGGAACAGAGGCAAGCAAATGGTTATTTACGAACCCATCAGAAAAAACTGGTTTCTGGCAGCTAGAAAAGGGGTGAACAAATAAACTCAATCTGCATTTTAGGTGTGTCCCTATGTGTGAAAAGTGAAATATGGGAGCAGATGTAAAGAGGGATTTTTCTGAATGGCTTGTGGAATCAAATTTTTTTACTTGGTAGTCCCATCCATATAAAATTTCTCAATGACTAGCTAGCTGAGCTCACTTATGGACACGTGGTATTCTCTAAGAGttctcaaatggaaaaaagactccCAACAAGCAAGTCACCtacaaaaaaagatgaactttgaattacaaaaagcagaaaatatgaTTTCATGAGTATTTTTCAAACCACAGAAGTATGTAACAAAAATACAAGGCTAGTTGAAACTGAAAAGTTAAGAATGTGAAGGAactaagaagaaacagaagaaaaagttttaaCAGATCTCATTGTTCTCTATACCAATTACTCTAGAAATCCATAATCTTTAAACATATCTGCAATCAACCTtgctcaaaataaaaaaacccaacaaataaATGCCTAACTGTAAAGTACCTGAAAcctctgtaatttttaaatgtaattctaAAGCTTGTAAcaagtcagtttttaaaaatatgcaatatGTCAAATTTTCCTGTGGTATTTCCTGAAAATCACTTAAAATCCTCACTGAACTATAACCAAACTTCAACTGTTGTAGAATTGGTATGGCAATACACCAATTTTCacttaaaccattaaaaaaagcATCCCTTAAGTAAAGAGGGAGCCAATTGGTGACAACTATTAACACTTTTACTATAAAATTACTCTAAGAACTGTAGCTTTTACTACTGTCAGAGTCTCATTTCATACTTCCCAttctgtagttaaaaaaaaaaaacaactgatggAAGATAACATCTTTCCAATatactttttacttaaaaaaaaaaaaaaaaaagaaaagaaaaaagaaaaaagaatcgtAAAGTCACCGGGAAGCCTCCTGACCTTCtatgttcttatatttaaaaGGCTGGAGGATGATAGGATCTTCAAAGCCAGACTTGACATTTCACCATTCTCTCTCCAGCCTTTGCAGATACACTGGAGGAGATTCCTTACTTACATGGATCTTTCCCTACTAGAAGACCTCCGGTTTTCCAGAATGGGAAACTTCTAATTTTATGTCTTAGTCTCCAAACTCAAACTGACAAAGTGTTCAAGTGTAACTGTTACCTAAGAAAAGGACACTCCTATGGGGCATAATCTACTAGTTGCCACCTGTAAATCAAGAGAATTAAGCTTAAATCCACTTTTctgaatgaacaaatgttgtgTCCTTACCCAGTTGTGCTTTTAAATGAATGTGACAAGACCAATTCTCTCATTACACCTTCACATTAGCAATCTAAAACTATGCCTTTTCAAGAACTGATAAATCAACCTTACTAAACACAAActaatttttatacttaaaaaacgCTAAGGgactcaaagttaaaaaaaaaaataaaagaactttccTTAAGTTGCATTCTAAACTAAAATGTTTGGTCAAGCATTCctatcaaatattttaagtaagaTTTCCATACCTGTCTTCATCACCATCAACAGGAATAGCTATGCTGAATACAGAGGTGGCCAGACTGTTCATAGGTGTTAACTGAAGGGGGTTTGCCAGGGCATCTGCAACAGGAGGCTTCACAACAGGCTTATTTTCAGCAACGAGAGAAAGTGGTGGTTGAGGTAGGGGTTCTGATTTTCTTCTAGTATCGTCAACTTGCCCGACTGAAGGTTGGGTCTGAGTCTGAAACTGGCTTAGGTCAGACTGTGGTAGACTTGTTGGTGCACTGGGTGTGCCTTGCGCTAAGGGCAGCCCAACATGCTGGATtatgctgctgctcctgctgacTGGCGTATGGCTGCTCAGCTGCTGCGGCTGGACCAGAGGCGCGGGTACATTTGGCATAGTAACAGAGGTGGTAGACACACTAGGCACGCTTGGAGCGGGCACGGCTGCAGGCACGTTTGGAACTCCGGGCAGCACGGCGTGGGGGCCGCCAGGCACGGCTGACGGCGCACCACTGCCACCCATCTGCGGCGGAGGCACGGACTGGGGCTGCCCGGTCCCAGGGGGAACCAGGCCCGGCGGCACGGCGCATCCCACAGCAGCCAAGGGCACTCCGGCCGGCTGACCAGGCGCGGCCTGTCCGCCCGGCGCGGGTCCCGGCCCCGGGGCCACAACTTCACTGGGCAAGGAAGACACGCCCATTATCTGCGCCCCCACCGAGGCGGCATTCTGGCCCGTGCCCACTGGAAGGCTGGCAGCCGTGGCAAGGCTCGCTCCGGCGCCGGTGGAGGAGGGCTGCGCGGGGCTAGGTGGCTGCAGGCCGGCCACGTGCTGCGGTAGGTACTCACTCTGACCCGCGGGCTGGACTGGCAGCAAGTGTCCGGGCGGTAGCTGAGGCTGGGGGTACGCGAACGGCTGGGGCTGCTGCGTCGCAGGAGCGCTGACGGCTGGGCCGGGCTGCTGCGGCAGGGCCACGCCGGGCTGCGTCAGGGTTACATTCGTCAGCTGCAACCCCTGTCCGTTGGGCCCCTGCGGGAGGACGCCGGGGCCCGTTCCCTGGGGCTGGCTCGGCTGCGGGGCTGCCATCATTTGCTGCGGCCCGGTCGCGGCTCCCGGGAACGGCGGCACTGGAGCCGCGCTTTGAACCACAGCCCCACCTACGGGCGGcggtggctgtggctgtggctgccCAACGCCAAAACTCTGCGGCTGGGCCGGGGCGAGCTGGCTCATTTTCTCCGACGGGGGTAGCTGTGACACAGCAGTCAAGGAACTGTCAGTTCCCGAGTCGGGCCCATGCGCCCCCTGCATGgaggccaccaccaccaccaccgacCCTCCGGTGGCGCCCAGGCCGCTGTCCCGTTCCGCAGTCTGGTCGAAAGTATTGCTGTGCCTAATGCAATCCCCGGACCTGGTCAGGACGCTGCTGTCTGAATCCCGCTCATAGTATTCCATACACGTCCATCGGCCGCGGCGGTAGGGCTCCCCGCTCCCGTGGTCCAGCTTGATCACCCGAAAACGGGAACTACAAGTGGTGGGGGGCTGTGATGCGGCTGCGGTCCCTGGCCCGGCAGACGAGCCCGCGACCGGCGGGGCACCAGGTGCCCCGGAGGAGGGGACCGAGGTGGCGGCCGCCACCAGGGTACTGGCCAGCGCCCCAGCCACGCTCCGGGCCGAAACGGCTCCTCCTCCGTTGGCGGGAGCAGCCGCCGCGGCCGCCAGCTGCCCGTCCAGGAGGAGGTTTGGGGAGACGGTCCCGGGAGTCTCCGCATCCCCAACATTGTTCAGCGTCTCTTCCGAGGAGCTGCGCTCGCAGACCTCCTCAGGGCCATAATCCGTAGCCCGAGAAACGTCGAATATCTCGGAGGAGACGTCCTCTGTACGTGACTCGTCCGGGTCGTCCAGGCTCTCAGTGTCCTCGGTGATGCTAGTGGCCACCTGGGCCGTGGTGACACTAGTGATCTGGAAGCAGCTCTTCTTCTTGGCCGGCATCTTGGACATGGTGAGGAAAGCTGGAGCGCAGAGAGGCTCGCCGGCTCCTCTGCAATCTTGCCGGAAACCAGGAAGGGCAGAGCAGGGGCCCCCAAAGACAAAGTCCGAGTCCGCGCTGGGGTCTGAGGCCCGCCGCTGTTAAGAGTCACTGGCTGATCCGGACGCTAGCCGCTCTGTGAGACATCCTCCTCTCCGTTTCCTTCTGAGTCGATCTCTACGGCTCTGCCCCCGTCGCACTCGCGCGGCGGCCCCTCCTTCCTTTTCGCCTCCCGCAGCCGCGGCGCCTCAATTCAATCCCCTCAGCGGCGGCGCGAGCGCGATCCCAGGGGCGGGCCGCCTGCTTTCTCCTCCAGTCTCCGGGGCCGCCGTGGTCAGTCCAGCTCGGCGCTCGGCGCGGTCAGCAGGCcttggctgggggtgggagtgggagggcgCAGGGGAGGAGGCGGCAGCGGCGTGAGGGGCGGTGCTGCCCCGCTCGGGCTCCTCAGGCCAGTGCCGGCGTCAGCTCTGGGCTCTCGGACgctgagggaagaggaaggagtggCGAATCTGGAGCCGGGGATTCCTGATTCAGCCAGGAGCGGCGGGCTGGGGCTGGCTGAAGGTCCGCGAGCGGGCGGCGGAGCTTCGGCGCGGGCGGGCGGCCCCCTCCCCGGCTTTAGCCGGAGCTCAGCCCCAGGGACATGTCGACTGTCTCTGGCGGAAACCCGCTCCGGGGGAGGGGAAGCCGGCTCGGTCCTCCCCTTACAGGGGGAGCCACCCCGCGGGCGGCGGCGGTCTCGGCCTCCCCTCGCGGCTCCTGAGAAGAGTGAGGGGCGGcggcggtggtggcggcggcCGACTGACTGGCCGGCGAGCGGAGGCGCTCCGGCTGTGTGAGGTAGCGGTGGTAGCTTTTTCGGCTCCTCCTCGGTGCGCCCGGTTCGCAGAGCCTggagaaactgaaattcaaactGCTGAAGCGGCGGCTGCAGCTCCCTCCCCTCGGCCAAGATGGGGCTGAAATGGCCGCGCCAGGGATGCTGGGAGGAGCAGCAGCcccgctgccgctgccgctgtCGACTAAAATGCCGCCGCTGCCGCAGCCACCGCCagcgccgcagccgccgccgttCCGTGACGCACCGGCGTCGTGACGtcaccgccccgccccctccggtTTCCTGCAGTTTCGCGTGGAGGCTTGAGGGGGAGGCGGTGGGAGGGACTAAAGGTTAAAAAAGGggagcgtttttttttttttttaaatttaaaattttttaatttaaaatatacgCTGTAGGTCTTTTAGACTTGAAGAGCTGAAGACTCTTAAATTCCAATCCTAGAGAAGCTTACAACCGCGCCAGTCGGTTTTGTTACGAGACGCTGGAAGACTGGATGGAGGTCATGTGCTGTGTCTAATGTTTAGCAAAATCTTACAGAAACAAGGGCGATAGAAGTGGGGGTTAGGGAGATTTAGTCAGGATAAAGAGGGAGACCAACGGAGGAAGCGAATCACTTAAAAAAGGTCTTCTGGAAATAAATGTTGACCACTGTAGTAAGAGGAGTGAAATGTTGAGAGAAATGGGGATGATTAACCAAGAATAGCAAGCCAGATTGAATCAGAAAACTGATCTTTCAGCCAGAAATTCTGTCTCCAACAATGGCATCAGGAGATGGTTACTTGCCCAGGGTGAGgtcagtttaaaaaaagattagggCTTACCAACATATCCCTAATTTTCCTGAGTTTTGCTGTGATTTCAGCATTGAAGAGTTCACTTGAACTCTTCAGACTGTTTGTACTTTCAGCACGAAATCAGCTTATGGGCTCCATAAATGTAGAACCAACTGCGTTAAATGGTtatagttctttcttttgtttattctaAAACTCTTAGTTGGATCCAGCCAGAGTGTTACATGGTTTGAATTGGGTCATGAACAACCAGAACAAGTCAGTTCAGAGAGCAGCTATGAAGTACTGgagattttatcatattttagcTACTTTCTGGCGAAAGAAAGTGGTACGGCCATTCtcttaaacagttttaaaaaaaatggggaaggTGGCTCTTGAACTTTGACACATTAATACATATCTAAGTAAAATGCAAGAAATCTTGCGGGGGGTGGGGATCAAGATTTCATATCACAGCTTTAGCAGTCATTATCGTTATGACTTATATAAATCAGTTAATCATTATACTCAGTTCTCTAATCTCTGAAGAGTAGAAATACTTTTTATACCTAAGGATATTTTGATAATGAtagtttacagaaaaagtttaggTCCTTAGTTGTAAATAGCATACAGACACATGGCTTTTAACCATAGTAAAAACCATGTCCTCCAAACCCAAGTGAAGGAGGTCAGGATGTGAAATAAGACCACATAATAACATCCCTGTTTCTTAAGAAGATTGATTGGAGAGAATAAAGGAACAAAGTGTAATATTATGCTGCTATTGTGGCAGAGGTAGCTAATGGAATGTTTCATTTCTAAATCTGTAATTTTGGTAATTGTTAGAGATATTTTCCATTAATAAGATAGATCAACTGGTTAAATCAAATATAAACTTACAAGAGCTCAATTTAACTTCGGATTGATTTACTGTATTAAATGGTGgtcaattttggaaaaataagtaTGGGATGCCTCCTTGTCTCATTACATTATCTTATTACATAAACTTTTTGATTACTTGTTGTGATTGTCTTTAATCACACAAAGGAAAAATCTAAAGTCATCTGTAAGATGATTTCTCCTTAAAGAACACATTAAGGATTTATTATGAAATGAAAGTAATAATTTAGAAGAGATTAGTAAGGGGCTATACTGTTGGTAAGAATGGGGTTAAAGATGTTAAAAGACATCTTAGCCTAAAATAGATGTATaaagttaaaatgttttatttatatgctTAAGAATTTCTGTGTGAATAAAATAGTTCTTTTGAAGGTAAGCTTTCTAAAAGTCTTAAAGGCCCTAGCTTCTTTTATACATTTGCTGCTTAGAAATATAGAGAATTTATTCCATAAAATTGCTAtgaagaaatgataaagattCTGGTTGTTACAGATAGGTTCGAAAACATtttatggagaaaagaaaaacatagaacTGTCATCAGACTACACAGCTATGTAATTCATGGTTGGCCCACAAAGGATTAGAAGCCTCCACATAACTAATTAAAATGTTAGGAAACCAGATGTACCAGTCAGTATATATGCTCTGGGTGTGTGTAGAAAGTTGACAGTAAGTAACATGGTAGCCTAACTCACTGGAACAGGAGAGATCTCTGGAGTCCTTCAAACCTCGAGACCAAGGGTCTTAATGCAATTATCCTGGCTCCATGCTTACACCCAAAAGCCACATGTGGAAATTGTGGAAATCCTTGATTACTGCTCCATAGCACCCAGCTTGACTGTCCTACATCTGGTACTTCCCTCAAAGACTTACTTTAAAGCCATGTATGGAAGATATGTTTAGGAAGAACAATgcgggggggagaaaaaaacaattgCAACAACTTAGAAACTAAGGATGGTTTCCACCAATGaccaagaaaaccaaaaccaaaccaaacaaacaccaCAACTACTatagcaagatttcatcttttcaGAGTATCGTGCTCCAAATTCTACTAGGTTATTATCTAACCATATCAGTACCAGATGGCAAATTATTTCATAGTCACAAGATCCTGGAATGTGAACTGTAGATACTCAagaaaaccttttttattttttcaacaagtacataatacatttaaaatagtaatagtacATTATCTAAATACTTTGggatagagaaaataaaaccacatttatAGGAGAACTTAAGCAACTGCTTAGCTAAGAGAGGTAGTCCTTTAGAGTTAATACCATCAGTCAGTGACATTTATTGAGCCCTCCATGTGTGCATTAAGAATTGCACAGCCTGTATCCTAGCCAACAACTTTTTCTGGGATTTAGAAATAGCTTATGTTtactttctacatttttttttaatcactaaattgttagaaaaatacaaaatggagGACTAGTTTTCAGGTTCCAAAAAGCATTTGCTGGAAATAAATATCAGTTGTCTAAACAAGTAGTACTTGATTTATTACTATGATTTTCCTGGGGTTCCATTTCTGGAACCATATCTTACTAATAACCCCTTGCAGTGAGGCCATTGCTTAATATTATCTgaaaagtcaaaaacaaaaacaaaacaacaacaacaaaagctgcAGTGAAAGAAGAATAAGCCTAGTGGAATTCCATAAATACttttatgaaagaaaacataATCTCATTGAAATGCACAATATCTTCATCATTTCAGAGCGAATGATGTGTGTATAATTTTCACATTTAAGAGAAGTTCTATTAGATAGTCTTCTAACATTCAATATACTATGAAACAATAGTGTCTTTTTTAATAGTGATGATTCCCTTGAGTCCCAAAGGTCTTTGAAGTTCAGGCAAAATATAGCAATCCGATGGAAGAAAATGGTGCATTTTGAACTAATAATAAATAGAATGTCCTAGTAAAGTCTGTTTTCTTCTATTATGGTACTTAATTTAGAATCTAAAATATTATGTGGTTCTGAAATCTAGCTTTATACTGCAATGTGATTTCAATAGCAAATCTGTTAGTAATTAtattacctttatatatatatatatatatatattttaatatatacatgctttatataatatatataatatatatgtatattaatcacacacacacatacactttgtTTGTGACCAGTTTgggacaaaattaaataaatctacaTTGCCTTTTGGAGAAaacttgagatcaagagtagctTCAGTTTTGTCATAAACTTGTTTTGTGACTGTTGACTAGTCTACTAATCCCTCAATTTCCCATCACTAAAAAGAAGTAGCATTGTGATGATGAGATGTTAAACTCTCAATCCCACTGAGAgagtagaaagagaaagataacacATATGGCAGTGTTTGGTGTCTTTGGAAGAAAGATGGCAACTAATGTGATACTATCGGCAGTAATATTTTCAATGtcatttgttaattaaaaaagaaagttacttGGGGCACCTTGCTGGCTTAGTGgggagagcatgcaactcttggtctcaaggTTATAAGTTTGAGTCCCACGATAGAtgtgagattacttaaaaaaaataaaatagagatgcttggttcacttggttaagtgtccaactcttggttttggttcagttcATTAACTCCTGGCTCGTGAGTtggagccctgagtctggctctgccctcagaggggagtctgcttgaggattctctccttctgcccttctcccagctcgcacacacacacttgctctctttccccgtctctctctctctctctcgcatgctctctcaaataaataaatcttaaaaaaaaaaaaaatagaatacaagtcttaaaaaaaagttactaggTATATGTGATTTTATGAAGAACCCATGTTCTTTCATAGATGAGCTAattatttaaagacatttaatGGGATATCCTTTGGTAAGGTGAATCATCACCCTCTATTCTTCCTTTCTTGTATATGTGAATTTGGTGTAAGCACAGTGTAATTATGTATCGCTTCAAGTGGTAGTATACCTGTAATTTTAAGTTGTAACTTTAACACTCACAAAAGAGCATTGAAAGACATTGCCAATTTCTAGATTTCTAGGTCATAGTTCGTTCTGTATGTTACTATTACCAGCTTATAAAGTTCAAAAGAAATGTGGTTGAGTGTAGAAACTTGTATAAACTGGATTTAGACATGAAGGACGGTCTAAGTGTTGACTCATAATCTGATGGTCATTCTGACTTAGCTGATTGGACTAATTTTAATTCATAGGAACCAATGGTTGAAAGGCACAAATATAATCTCGACTACTTTGTATTAGCA harbors:
- the TSC22D2 gene encoding TSC22 domain family protein 2 isoform X2, whose amino-acid sequence is MSKMPAKKKSCFQITSVTTAQVATSITEDTESLDDPDESRTEDVSSEIFDVSRATDYGPEEVCERSSSEETLNNVGDAETPGTVSPNLLLDGQLAAAAAAPANGGGAVSARSVAGALASTLVAAATSVPSSGAPGAPPVAGSSAGPGTAAASQPPTTCSSRFRVIKLDHGSGEPYRRGRWTCMEYYERDSDSSVLTRSGDCIRHSNTFDQTAERDSGLGATGGSVVVVVASMQGAHGPDSGTDSSLTAVSQLPPSEKMSQLAPAQPQSFGVGQPQPQPPPPVGGAVVQSAAPVPPFPGAATGPQQMMAAPQPSQPQGTGPGVLPQGPNGQGLQLTNVTLTQPGVALPQQPGPAVSAPATQQPQPFAYPQPQLPPGHLLPVQPAGQSEYLPQHVAGLQPPSPAQPSSTGAGASLATAASLPVGTGQNAASVGAQIMGVSSLPSEVVAPGPGPAPGGQAAPGQPAGVPLAAVGCAVPPGLVPPGTGQPQSVPPPQMGGSGAPSAVPGGPHAVLPGVPNVPAAVPAPSVPSVSTTSVTMPNVPAPLVQPQQLSSHTPVSRSSSIIQHVGLPLAQGTPSAPTSLPQSDLSQFQTQTQPSVGQVDDTRRKSEPLPQPPLSLVAENKPVVKPPVADALANPLQLTPMNSLATSVFSIAIPVDGDEDSASGGGGVAIDNKIEQAMDLVKSHLMYAVREEVEVLKEQIKELVERNSLLERENALLKSLSNNDQLSQLPAQQANPGSTSQQQAVIAQPPQPAQPPQQPNVSSA
- the TSC22D2 gene encoding TSC22 domain family protein 2 isoform X1, coding for MSKMPAKKKSCFQITSVTTAQVATSITEDTESLDDPDESRTEDVSSEIFDVSRATDYGPEEVCERSSSEETLNNVGDAETPGTVSPNLLLDGQLAAAAAAPANGGGAVSARSVAGALASTLVAAATSVPSSGAPGAPPVAGSSAGPGTAAASQPPTTCSSRFRVIKLDHGSGEPYRRGRWTCMEYYERDSDSSVLTRSGDCIRHSNTFDQTAERDSGLGATGGSVVVVVASMQGAHGPDSGTDSSLTAVSQLPPSEKMSQLAPAQPQSFGVGQPQPQPPPPVGGAVVQSAAPVPPFPGAATGPQQMMAAPQPSQPQGTGPGVLPQGPNGQGLQLTNVTLTQPGVALPQQPGPAVSAPATQQPQPFAYPQPQLPPGHLLPVQPAGQSEYLPQHVAGLQPPSPAQPSSTGAGASLATAASLPVGTGQNAASVGAQIMGVSSLPSEVVAPGPGPAPGGQAAPGQPAGVPLAAVGCAVPPGLVPPGTGQPQSVPPPQMGGSGAPSAVPGGPHAVLPGVPNVPAAVPAPSVPSVSTTSVTMPNVPAPLVQPQQLSSHTPVSRSSSIIQHVGLPLAQGTPSAPTSLPQSDLSQFQTQTQPSVGQVDDTRRKSEPLPQPPLSLVAENKPVVKPPVADALANPLQLTPMNSLATSVFSIAIPVDGDEDRNPSTAFYQAFHLNTFQESKNLWDSASGGGGVAIDNKIEQAMDLVKSHLMYAVREEVEVLKEQIKELVERNSLLERENALLKSLSNNDQLSQLPAQQANPGSTSQQQAVIAQPPQPAQPPQQPNVSSA